A stretch of the Lactuca sativa cultivar Salinas chromosome 9, Lsat_Salinas_v11, whole genome shotgun sequence genome encodes the following:
- the LOC111876495 gene encoding N-terminal acetyltransferase B complex auxiliary subunit NAA25: MASKFGMAGGIPERRVRPVWDAIDSRQFKNALKLSTTLLSKYPNSSYALALKALILERMGKLEEALSVCINAKELLYKNDLILIDDLTLSTLQIVFQRLDHLDMATSCYEYACGKFPNNLELMMGLFNCYVREYSFVKQQQIAIKMYKIAGEERFLLWAVCSIQLQVFCGNGGEKLLQLAEGLLKKHIASHSLHEPEALSVYISLLEQQAKYGDATEVLSGNLGSLIMIEVDKLRIQGRLLARAGDYGGAADIFQKVLTLCPDDWECFLHYLGCLLEDDCIFPSGTNTTPSNSIHVSTSIDCNLSDDVFDSRISRASEFVEKLKAEAGSDSIRNPDLANLEIERRKIIFGKGSYDKLMEDIILFFSRFGHLACFSADVAVFLQVLPGDKKNQLLEKLAKRIASSATSSKNVLGQHITLFKIRELIGDMFPLPEGDLVGFAVQMTEMYCQNLPLSKDLDVQESMFGEEFLSMTCNVLVQLFWRTKHIGYLLEAIMVLELGLTVRRYVWQYKILLLHLYSYWNALPLAYERYKSLDVKNILLETVSHHILPQMLTSPLLVDTSDLLKGYSRFMDEHFKESADLTFLAYRHRNYSKVIEFVQFKERLQRSSQYLTAKIEGSILNLKRNANSIEQAESVLKSLNFGSDFLDVSNEIQSKKLTFNEDLQLRPWWTPSYDKNYLSGPYESMSNYPRETLRNDVKEMESKVTRTIEKRSLLPRMIHLSIQCASSSVKVNSNSDINGFDSKASSELKSLLESYAKFLQLPFHDAVELVTSVASGQKPLEVFSPNLIDWMNFAVCLNAWNLNSNGITIPMNWELLCSLLQQSVSSKIKTAKPLVSFPGTDLSILVQLVMEPLTWHGLIIQSCVRSALPSGKKKKKGGGGGTSDQSNTQLSSSIKNSIVSLNNTIDEVSKSLKEQINKSVDGDIDILLSSINCVDGGPGPGKVVRILEKLVSSVDDLEVGERICHAVKPWKAADVARKMVTAQGTALTDFLNVCDSKIKVLQGLKLQI, from the exons GCACTTAAGGCTCTCATATTGGAAAGAATGGGTAAATTGGAGGAAGCACTATCTGTCTGCATCAATGCTAAAGAGCTTTTATATAAGAACGATTTGATCTTGATTGATGACCTCACACTAAGCACATTGCAGATTGTTTTTCAACGGCTAGATCATC TGGACATGGCTACTAGTTGTTATGAGTATGCATGCGGAAAGTTTCCGAACAATTTGGAACTGATGATGGGACTCTTCAATTGCTATGTTCGTGAATATTCTTTTGTTAAGCAGCAACAG ATAGCCATTAAAATGTATAAAATTGCTGGTGAAGAGAGGTTCTTGCTGTGGGCAGTCTGTAGCATTCAGTTACAGGTTTTTTGTGGGAATGGAGGAGAGAAACTTTTGCAATTAGCAGAAGGTTTGCTTAAAAAACACATTGCTTCTCATAGCTTGCATGAGCCTGAAG CTCTTAGTGTATATATTTCTCTATTGGAACAGCAAGCCAAATATGGGGATGCTACAGAAGTTCTTTCAGGGAACTTAGGATCACTTATAATGATTGAAGTTGATAAACTACGGATACAG GGGAGGCTTCTTGCTCGGGCAGGTGATTATGGTGGAGCTGCAGATATTTTCCAAAAAGTCTTGACGTTGTG cCCTGATGATTGGGAATGTTTTCTTCATTATCTTGGTTGCTTGCTGGAAGATGACTGTATTTTCCCCAGTGGGACTAATACTACCCCTTCAAATTCAATCCACGTGTCAACATCGATCGACTGCAACCTGTCAGATGACGTG TTTGATTCTCGTATATCGAGGGCCTCTGAATTTGTAGAAAAGCTAAAAGCAGAAGCAGGTAGCGATTCTATAAGAAACCCGGACTTGGCAAATCTTGAAATTGAGAGGAGGAAAATAATATTTGGAAAGGGTAGTTATGACAAACTCATGGAGGACATTATTCTATTCTTCTCCAG ATTTGGACATTTAGCTTGCTTCTCAGCTGACGTGGCAGTCTTCCTTCAAGTTCTACCCGGTGATAAAAAAAACCAGTTACTAGAAAAGTTGGCTAAACGCATTGCTTCTTCCGCCACGTCATCAAAAAATGTTCTTGGACAACATATAACACTTTTCAAAATAAGAGAACTGATTGGTGACATGTTCCCACTTCCTGAAGGAG ATCTTGTGGGGTTTGCAGTACAAATGACAGAAATGTATTGTCAGAATCTTCCTCTTTCAAAGGACTTGGATGTACAAGAGAGTATGTTTGGTGAAGAGTTTCTATCTATGACATGCAATGTACTGGTTCAG TTATTTTGGCGTACAAAACATATTGGCTACTTATTGGAAGCTATTATGGTGTTGGAGCTTGGGTTGACTGTCCGCAG ATATGTTTGGCAATACAAGATTTTGTTGCTACACCTGTACTCTTATTGGAATGCTCTTCCATTAGCATATGAACG GTACAAGTCATTGGATGTGAAGAACATCCTTTTGGAAACAGTGTCGCATCACATTTTACCCCAAATGTTGACATCTCCGTTATTGGTAGATACTAGTGATCTTTTAAAGGGTTACTCAAGGTTCATGGATGAACACTTCAAGGAATCTGCAGATCTTACTTTTCTTGCATATCGGCATCGAAATTACTCAAaa GTAATTGAATTCGTTCAATTTAAAGAGAGATTGCAACGTTCAAGTCAGTACTTAACAGCAAAGATTGAAGGATCAATCCTGAATTTGAAACGGAATGCAAATAGTATTGAACAAGCAGAG tcTGTACTTAAAAGCTTGAATTTTGGAAGCGACTTTCTTGATGTTTCAAATGAGATCCAGTCCAAGAAATTGACCTTCAATGAAGATTTACAATTACGTCCTTGGTGGACCCCATCTTACGACAAAAATTACCTTTCAG GACCTTATGAAAGCATGTCAAATTATCCTAGAGAAACCTTG CGGAATGATGTTAAAGAAATGGAATCAAAGGTGACAAGAACAATCGAGAAAAGGTCACTACTTCCACGTATGATCCATCTATCAATACAATGTGCTtcatcatcagtaaaagtcaattCCAATTCCGACATTAATGGTTTTGATTCCAAAGCCTCCTCAGAGCTCAAATCCTTGCTGGAATCTTATGCAAAATTTCTACAGCTCCCATTCCATGATGCAGTGGAGCTTGTTACGAGTGTTGCATCCGGTCAAAAACCTTTGGAGGTTTTTTCACCAAATCTGATTGACTGGATGAACTTTGCTGTGTGTTTAAACGCCTGGAATCTGAATTCCAACGGAATCACAATTCCGATGAATTGGGAACTTTTGTGTTCATTACTACAACAATCCGTTTCTTCAAAGATAAAAACCGCAAAACCGTTAGTATCTTTCCCGGGAACCGATCTTTCCATTCTTGTCCAGTTAGTGATGGAGCCGCTGACGTGGCACGGTCTCATCATCCAGTCATGTGTCCGGTCAGCTCTTCCATCCggtaaaaagaagaagaaaggtGGTGGCGGTGGGACCTCCGATCAGTCAAACACCCAACTCTCGAGTTCAATAAAAAATTCAATTGTATCACTAAATAACACGATTGATGAAGTTTCTAAATCGTTAAAAGAACAAATCAATAAGTCAGTTGATGGGGACATTGACATTTTACTTTCGTCTATTAATTGTGTTGATGGTGGGCCCGGGCCCGGAAAAGTTGTTAGGATTCTTGAAAAATTGGTTTCTTCGGTCGATGATTTGGAGGTTGGTGAAAGGATTTGTCATGCGGTTAAGCCGTGGAAGGCGGCTGATGTGGCGAGGAAGATGGTGACGGCTCAGGGAACTGCTTTGACCGACTTCCTTAATGTTTGTGATTCAAAAATAAAGGTTTTGCAGGGACTAAAACTTCAAATATAA
- the LOC111876498 gene encoding protein LIGHT-DEPENDENT SHORT HYPOCOTYLS 4, whose translation MDPCSESSSNSPQDSGNVSTVASGSSTSSPAVTITPSRYENQKRRDWNIFCEYLKNQHPPLSVSQCSSANVLGFLSYLDQFGKTKVHNLTCPFYGHPTTTDPCPCPVRQAWGSVDSLIGRLRAAYEEDGGSYKTNPFGAGAVRLYLREVRESQSKARGISYEKKKRKRLPPQGDVS comes from the coding sequence ATGGATCCTTGCTCAGAAAGCTCTAGCAACAGTCCCCAAGATTCCGGTAACGTCTCCACTGTTGCATCTGGCTCCTCCACCTCGTCTCCAGCAGTGACCATCACCCCTAGCCGCTACGAGAACCAGAAACGCCGGGACTGGAACATCTTCTGCGAGTACCTGAAAAACCAGCATCCACCACTCTCTGTTTCACAATGCAGTAGTGCAAATGTGCTTGGATTCCTTTCTTACCTTGACCAGTTTGGAAAGACTAAGGTTCATAACTTGACATGTCCGTTTTATGGGCATCCGACAACGACAGACCCTTGTCCTTGTCCAGTGCGACAAGCTTGGGGTAGTGTGGATTCTTTGATTGGCCGTCTTAGGGCGGCTTATGAGGAGGACGGTGGTTCATATAAGACGAACCCTTTTGGGGCTGGAGCCGTGAGGCTTTACCTTCGAGAGGTTCGTGAGTCGCAATCAAAAGCAAGAGGGATCAGCTATGAGAAGAAGAAACGAAAACGGTTGCCTCCACAAGGTGATGTTTCTTGA